Proteins encoded in a region of the Mucilaginibacter sabulilitoris genome:
- a CDS encoding DUF6786 family protein, with protein MRRTVNLLFFALLMTGLNACDTKTAPATAEGTFGHDLEFLKKKDSVIVLTSSDGNGQVIVSPKYQAKVFTSTADGLGGKSFGWINYKTFDAKELDAHMNAYGGEDRLWLGPEGGRFSLFFKPGTKMEFDNWHTPPAIDNESWSLTSSTGKKASLTKSTQMQNYAGTTLNIKLQRDIEILEPADIKQLLGIDDAGSTVKSVGFSTTNTIINSGNTVWDKVSGAPCLWSLDMFTPSPKTVIVVPYQDKATGKIATTNYFGEIAKDRIAYKNGVLLFKADGKSRGKLGIPPNRAKNMTGSYDDANQVLTITLFDLNSKADYLNQEWKPDTEPFTGDAVNAYNDGPLANGSQMGPFYEIESVSPAAFLKPGESLAHKHSVFHFTGDKDTLNKIALKTLGISINDITTTFK; from the coding sequence ATGAGAAGAACTGTTAACCTTTTATTTTTTGCTTTATTGATGACCGGTTTAAACGCATGTGATACCAAGACGGCCCCCGCCACTGCCGAAGGCACGTTCGGGCACGATCTGGAATTTTTAAAGAAGAAGGACAGTGTTATTGTTTTAACAAGTAGCGATGGTAATGGTCAGGTTATAGTTTCACCAAAATACCAGGCCAAGGTGTTTACCTCAACAGCCGATGGGCTGGGCGGTAAAAGTTTTGGCTGGATAAATTACAAAACCTTTGATGCCAAAGAGCTGGATGCCCACATGAACGCCTATGGTGGCGAAGACCGCCTGTGGCTTGGGCCCGAAGGTGGCAGGTTTTCGCTGTTTTTTAAACCTGGCACCAAAATGGAATTTGATAACTGGCACACCCCGCCCGCCATTGATAACGAAAGCTGGAGTTTGACATCATCAACCGGGAAAAAAGCCAGCTTAACAAAAAGTACCCAAATGCAAAACTACGCGGGTACAACGTTAAACATCAAGCTACAGCGTGATATTGAAATACTGGAACCGGCCGACATTAAACAGTTGCTGGGCATTGATGACGCGGGCAGCACCGTAAAATCTGTAGGCTTTAGCACTACCAATACTATTATTAACAGCGGTAACACGGTATGGGATAAGGTTAGCGGCGCACCATGTTTATGGAGCCTGGATATGTTTACACCATCACCAAAAACAGTAATTGTAGTACCTTACCAGGATAAAGCTACCGGAAAAATAGCCACTACAAATTATTTCGGGGAAATAGCTAAGGACAGGATAGCCTATAAAAACGGTGTACTATTATTTAAGGCCGATGGAAAATCGCGCGGTAAGCTGGGTATTCCGCCAAACCGTGCAAAAAATATGACAGGCAGTTACGATGATGCTAATCAGGTATTAACCATTACCCTTTTCGACCTGAATAGCAAAGCCGATTATTTAAACCAGGAATGGAAACCTGATACCGAGCCATTTACCGGCGATGCGGTTAACGCCTATAACGATGGGCCATTGGCCAATGGCAGTCAGATGGGGCCCTTTTACGAAATTGAAAGCGTATCACCGGCTGCGTTTTTAAAACCCGGCGAAAGCTTAGCGCACAAACACAGTGTGTTTCATTTTACCGGCGATAAGGATACGCTGAACAAAATAGCACTTAAAACCCTGGGCATTTCCATAAACGATATTACCACAACATTTAAATAA
- a CDS encoding fumarylacetoacetate hydrolase family protein — MKLYKIAKGILLEHHNAAYIIDDEWDSLINRDDLAGYLQAISTDTTPIDNAVKSEYLNGQISPPIGSQEVWAAGVTYLKSRDARMEESETSGGASLYDRVYDAPRPELFFKATAQRVAGHGAEVYIRKDSEWDVPEPELTLFINSKGSIQGYTIGNDMSSRSIEGENALYLPQAKIYEKSAALGPCLLVTPEPIALESAIRMTIKRDGVAVYEDATTISRMKRSLTELAGYLYRECDFPAGCFLMTGTCLVPPPTFTLQPGDVAEISIDGIGTLVNTIALNPKHK; from the coding sequence ATGAAATTATATAAAATAGCTAAAGGCATTTTGCTGGAACATCATAATGCTGCTTATATTATTGACGATGAATGGGACAGCCTCATCAATCGTGATGACCTGGCGGGCTATCTGCAAGCCATATCTACCGATACCACACCCATAGACAATGCGGTAAAAAGTGAATATTTAAACGGACAAATATCGCCCCCGATAGGCAGCCAGGAAGTATGGGCCGCTGGTGTAACCTATCTTAAAAGTCGTGATGCCCGTATGGAAGAATCAGAAACTTCTGGCGGTGCAAGTTTGTATGACAGGGTATACGATGCTCCCCGTCCTGAATTGTTTTTTAAAGCCACGGCGCAAAGGGTAGCCGGTCATGGTGCGGAAGTTTATATCCGTAAAGATTCGGAATGGGATGTGCCCGAGCCCGAGCTAACCCTTTTTATCAATTCAAAAGGCAGTATTCAGGGTTATACCATAGGTAATGACATGAGCTCGCGGAGCATTGAAGGCGAAAATGCCCTGTATCTGCCGCAGGCAAAAATATATGAAAAGAGCGCCGCGCTGGGGCCGTGCCTGTTGGTAACACCGGAGCCTATAGCTTTAGAGTCGGCTATAAGAATGACCATTAAACGCGATGGTGTTGCTGTTTACGAGGATGCAACCACCATATCGCGCATGAAACGTTCTTTAACCGAACTGGCCGGTTATTTATATCGTGAATGTGATTTTCCTGCCGGGTGCTTTTTAATGACAGGTACCTGTTTAGTACCACCGCCTACCTTTACCCTGCAGCCGGGTGATGTTGCAGAGATCTCTATCGACGGCATTGGCACATTGGTCAATACCATCGCGCTGAATCCAAAACATAAATAA
- a CDS encoding glycoside hydrolase family 172 protein — MMKNYALVIWMFVLATSPALAQQKFNGLDVNLGNIYRVSDAKTRSISPENFTGEKGKGGMATEGTGLNASRDLGQTWKVSPSVIIKKHTTFTIAEIDGSGAIQHIWMTPTGNWRYSILRFYWDNETTPSVEVPVGDFFCMGWGKYAPLQSLAVAVNPGSAFNCYWPMPFRKKCRITMENIDDKDMVLYYQVDYTLTQVPDDAAYFHAQFRRVNPLPYKKDFVLVDSIKGKGQYVGTYLAYGSNKNGWWGEGEIKFFMDGDTKFPTINGTGTEDYFCGSYDFDTHHKDANGKEEEKTEYTEFCSPYSGLHQVIRGDGHYNIAQRFGLYRWHIADPIRFEKSLKVTIQALGWRSGGRYMPLQDDLASTVFWYQTGEHGPFPKLPSKDELEVN; from the coding sequence ATGATGAAGAATTATGCTTTAGTAATCTGGATGTTTGTTCTTGCAACATCACCTGCCCTGGCGCAGCAAAAATTTAACGGATTAGATGTTAACCTGGGTAATATTTACAGGGTGTCTGATGCCAAAACCCGGTCGATAAGTCCTGAAAATTTTACAGGCGAAAAAGGAAAAGGCGGAATGGCTACCGAAGGTACCGGTTTAAATGCATCCCGCGATCTTGGACAAACCTGGAAGGTAAGCCCGAGCGTAATTATAAAAAAACATACCACTTTTACTATTGCCGAAATTGATGGATCGGGCGCTATTCAGCATATCTGGATGACGCCTACCGGCAACTGGCGTTACTCCATACTCCGCTTTTACTGGGACAATGAAACTACCCCATCTGTTGAAGTGCCTGTGGGCGACTTTTTTTGTATGGGCTGGGGTAAATACGCGCCCCTGCAGTCGCTGGCTGTTGCGGTTAACCCCGGCAGCGCCTTTAATTGTTACTGGCCAATGCCTTTCCGCAAAAAATGCCGAATCACTATGGAAAATATTGACGACAAGGATATGGTATTGTATTACCAGGTTGATTATACGCTAACCCAGGTGCCCGATGATGCCGCTTATTTTCACGCCCAGTTCAGGAGGGTAAACCCATTGCCTTACAAAAAAGATTTTGTGTTGGTTGATAGCATTAAAGGCAAAGGTCAGTACGTGGGCACTTACCTGGCCTACGGATCCAACAAAAACGGCTGGTGGGGCGAAGGAGAGATCAAGTTTTTTATGGACGGCGATACCAAGTTCCCTACCATAAATGGTACCGGCACGGAGGATTACTTCTGCGGATCATATGATTTTGATACCCATCATAAAGACGCCAATGGTAAAGAGGAAGAGAAAACAGAATATACCGAATTTTGCAGCCCATACAGCGGTTTGCACCAGGTTATACGCGGCGATGGCCATTATAATATTGCACAACGCTTTGGATTATACCGCTGGCATATTGCCGACCCTATCCGGTTTGAAAAAAGTTTAAAGGTTACCATACAGGCGCTGGGCTGGCGCAGTGGCGGGCGATATATGCCCCTGCAGGACGATTTGGCCTCAACCGTGTTCTGGTACCAAACCGGCGAGCATGGCCCTTTCCCCAAACTACCCTCAAAAGACGAATTGGAAGTTAATTAA
- a CDS encoding Crp/Fnr family transcriptional regulator → MTSSLILDNLAKHIHLTKEEQDIFISYLQSKTIKRKQFLLTYGDICKHSIFVTAGCLRGYTVDKGGIEHVLSFAPPDWWIADMYSLLSQKPGILNIDALEDTDVLLLSKANQEKLYLQIPKFEHFFRIITENSLVASQQRLIDGLSLTAEERYNNFCKRYPTLIDHLPQKQIASYIGITPEFFSRMRANAARKK, encoded by the coding sequence ATGACATCCAGCCTGATACTTGATAACCTTGCTAAACATATCCATTTAACCAAAGAGGAACAGGATATTTTTATTTCCTACCTGCAGTCAAAAACAATAAAGCGCAAACAGTTTTTACTTACCTATGGCGACATCTGTAAACATTCCATATTTGTTACCGCAGGTTGCTTACGTGGTTATACCGTTGATAAGGGTGGCATAGAACATGTATTGAGCTTTGCCCCGCCCGATTGGTGGATAGCCGACATGTACAGTCTGCTATCGCAAAAGCCAGGTATTTTAAATATCGATGCGCTGGAAGATACCGATGTACTGCTGCTTTCAAAAGCCAACCAGGAAAAACTATATCTGCAAATACCCAAGTTTGAACATTTTTTCAGGATAATAACCGAAAATTCGCTGGTGGCCAGTCAGCAAAGGCTGATAGATGGCCTAAGCCTTACCGCAGAAGAACGTTACAATAATTTCTGTAAACGCTACCCCACCCTGATCGACCATCTGCCGCAAAAACAAATTGCCTCCTATATTGGGATTACCCCTGAATTTTTTAGCCGGATGCGTGCCAACGCTGCACGAAAAAAATAG
- a CDS encoding pirin family protein — translation MAQTIIHKAETRGRANHGWLNSYHSFSFGSYYNPDRMNFGALRVLNDDTVDAGMGFGKHPHDNMEIISIPLEGDLEHKDSMNNVAVIKNGDIQAMSAGTGIYHSEYNNNRDSQVKFLQIWLYPNKKNVEPRYDQLTLNLEDRHNKLQQVLSPNPNDDGVWIHQDAWFHLGKFDKGIETEYTIKKQGNGVYAFLLSGEVAINDQLVGTRDALGIWDTDKITLSAKTDAEFLLMEVPMEF, via the coding sequence ATGGCACAAACTATTATACATAAAGCTGAAACCCGCGGTCGCGCTAATCACGGTTGGTTAAACAGCTATCATTCATTCAGTTTTGGGAGCTATTATAATCCCGACAGAATGAATTTTGGTGCATTACGTGTACTTAACGACGATACCGTTGATGCAGGCATGGGCTTTGGCAAACACCCGCATGATAATATGGAGATCATTTCTATACCATTGGAGGGTGATCTGGAACATAAGGACAGCATGAATAATGTAGCTGTTATTAAAAATGGCGATATACAGGCCATGAGCGCGGGCACTGGCATATATCACAGTGAGTACAATAATAATCGCGACAGCCAGGTGAAATTTTTACAGATATGGCTGTACCCAAACAAAAAAAATGTAGAACCCCGTTATGACCAGCTTACTCTTAATTTAGAAGACAGGCATAACAAACTACAACAGGTATTATCGCCAAACCCTAACGATGACGGTGTGTGGATACACCAGGATGCCTGGTTTCACCTCGGCAAATTTGATAAGGGTATTGAAACAGAATACACTATTAAGAAACAGGGCAATGGCGTTTACGCTTTTCTACTAAGCGGCGAAGTTGCAATAAATGATCAGCTGGTTGGCACGCGCGACGCTTTGGGTATCTGGGACACCGATAAAATTACCCTGTCAGCTAAAACCGACGCAGAGTTTTTGCTGATGGAAGTACCAATGGAATTTTAA
- a CDS encoding response regulator gives MSKTQILIIGRHPEILETVVRLVNNNPSWKATGCLTDEEAISAFNEQQFALILLGAGIEEESEVTLCHHFKTQDPGIKIVQHYGGGSGLLSAEIFEALK, from the coding sequence ATGAGCAAGACACAAATATTAATCATAGGCCGGCATCCGGAAATACTGGAAACCGTAGTACGGCTGGTGAATAACAATCCATCTTGGAAAGCCACTGGCTGCCTTACCGACGAAGAAGCCATAAGCGCTTTTAATGAGCAGCAATTTGCATTAATATTATTAGGTGCGGGTATTGAAGAAGAATCCGAAGTTACGCTGTGTCATCATTTTAAAACCCAGGATCCGGGTATTAAGATAGTACAACATTATGGAGGTGGCAGTGGATTATTGAGCGCTGAGATTTTTGAGGCGTTAAAATAA
- a CDS encoding HAD family hydrolase has product MGIKNIIFDLDGTIADTLPLCIAAFKKSIEPLLGTIITAEEIIATFGPSEEGTIRQLIPDREAEGVNTYLKFYKELHHICAEPFPGIRELLELLISKGVKLAMVTGKGIHSTGISLQQFGFTEYFEILETGSPEGPNKIKGIRNVLIRLNASADNSIYIGDAPSDIIACKEVGIPIVAAAWASTANASELKLLNPDWMFYTIDELKNWVTGSI; this is encoded by the coding sequence ATGGGAATAAAAAACATTATTTTCGATCTGGACGGAACAATAGCCGATACGTTACCATTGTGTATAGCAGCCTTTAAAAAAAGTATAGAGCCATTATTAGGAACCATAATTACAGCGGAGGAGATAATAGCAACATTTGGCCCTTCGGAAGAAGGAACTATTCGCCAGTTGATTCCGGATCGTGAAGCGGAAGGAGTAAATACATACCTTAAATTTTACAAGGAATTGCACCACATTTGTGCTGAGCCATTTCCGGGGATAAGGGAACTTTTGGAATTATTAATTAGCAAAGGCGTAAAATTGGCCATGGTTACTGGAAAGGGTATACATAGTACAGGTATCTCGCTTCAACAATTTGGCTTTACGGAGTATTTTGAAATCCTGGAAACCGGCTCACCAGAAGGCCCTAACAAAATCAAGGGCATCCGCAATGTTTTAATCCGGTTAAACGCGAGCGCGGATAACAGTATATATATAGGCGATGCGCCAAGTGATATTATTGCATGTAAAGAAGTCGGCATTCCCATAGTGGCAGCTGCCTGGGCCAGTACCGCCAACGCAAGTGAATTAAAGTTGTTAAACCCTGATTGGATGTTTTATACAATTGATGAACTCAAAAACTGGGTAACCGGTAGTATCTAA
- a CDS encoding DeoR/GlpR family DNA-binding transcription regulator, translating to MTKEERFEYILSKLRLNDIAEYAQLSTELGVSEDTIRRDINELAEAGMITKVKGGARPKAIIPATYQEREVYASADKRIIAEKAAKLFKDGQVVVFDGGTTPFLIASFLPRYINITLITHSYPIANLTFQFPNIELVFAGGTASKQSKISTGFDVLKKYNAMHADISILGVHSLHPNYGVTDPVLAEAEVKTRISEMSDRLIVVPTAEKLNNISTIKICKTESIDLLITNLNPDNLLLQPYRKLGIQFL from the coding sequence ATGACAAAAGAAGAACGATTTGAGTACATACTTTCGAAGCTCAGATTGAATGATATTGCAGAATACGCACAGTTAAGCACAGAACTTGGCGTATCTGAAGATACAATCAGGCGGGACATTAATGAACTGGCAGAGGCGGGGATGATCACTAAAGTTAAAGGCGGGGCACGGCCTAAAGCTATTATCCCGGCAACTTACCAGGAGCGGGAAGTTTATGCCAGTGCGGATAAACGTATCATTGCCGAAAAAGCCGCTAAACTATTCAAAGATGGGCAAGTGGTTGTATTTGATGGTGGCACTACTCCATTCCTGATAGCGAGTTTTTTGCCGCGCTACATCAATATCACTTTAATTACTCACAGCTACCCAATTGCAAACCTCACTTTTCAATTCCCTAATATTGAACTCGTATTTGCAGGTGGCACTGCTTCTAAACAGTCAAAGATCTCAACCGGTTTTGATGTGTTGAAAAAGTACAATGCTATGCATGCGGATATAAGTATACTTGGTGTACATAGTTTGCACCCCAATTATGGTGTTACAGACCCTGTATTGGCAGAAGCAGAAGTAAAGACGAGAATCAGCGAAATGAGTGATCGGTTGATCGTAGTCCCTACAGCTGAAAAGCTGAATAACATATCAACTATCAAGATATGCAAAACCGAGTCTATCGACCTGCTGATCACAAACCTTAACCCTGATAATCTACTGTTGCAACCTTACCGCAAATTGGGTATACAATTCCTTTAA
- a CDS encoding NUDIX hydrolase, which produces MSSTTILSYAQRLKSISHLGLTYSNNEYDTERYRELEQISFEMMQMATGLSLEPLTVYFSQTKEYITPKVDIRAVIFNDQNEILLVKEKADGKWSLPGGWADIGQSPTEVAVKEALEETGFNVKPIKLLAVLDKRCHPHPPQLDYVYKIFIQCEAITASYTEAFDILDVKFFNQESIPVLSEDRVLSSQIDLMFEYLHNPEKQALID; this is translated from the coding sequence ATGTCATCAACAACTATCTTAAGCTACGCCCAACGTTTAAAATCCATCTCCCATCTGGGTTTAACTTATTCCAATAATGAATATGATACCGAGCGCTACCGTGAGCTGGAACAAATAAGCTTCGAAATGATGCAAATGGCAACCGGGCTCTCATTGGAGCCTTTAACTGTCTACTTCAGTCAGACTAAAGAGTATATTACGCCCAAAGTTGATATACGGGCAGTAATTTTTAACGACCAAAATGAAATTTTACTCGTCAAAGAGAAGGCAGATGGTAAATGGTCGTTACCAGGGGGATGGGCCGACATCGGGCAATCACCAACAGAAGTTGCAGTAAAGGAAGCGCTGGAAGAAACCGGATTTAACGTAAAACCGATAAAATTACTGGCCGTTTTGGACAAACGCTGCCATCCGCATCCTCCACAATTGGATTATGTATACAAAATCTTTATTCAATGTGAAGCAATAACCGCGAGCTACACCGAGGCATTTGATATTTTGGATGTTAAGTTTTTTAACCAGGAAAGCATACCTGTACTTTCTGAAGACAGGGTACTGTCGAGCCAAATTGACTTAATGTTTGAGTATTTACATAATCCAGAAAAGCAAGCCCTGATTGATTAG
- a CDS encoding methyltransferase RsmF C-terminal domain-like protein, translating to MNNYPFPENFLASLSAENGFDEQNFVNAHQNSDAPTTIRLNPFKPSAIKTDEQVPWCADGFYLNTRPSFTFDPLFHAGCYYVQEASSMFIDHIVKHIRQNNTEPVKVLDLCAAPGGKSTLLNSAIGPDDLLVANEIIKTRVPILTDNLSRWGQSNVIVSSNDPKDFSRLKSFFDIILVDAPCSGSGMFRKDPQAMNEWSEANVELCHQRQERILADVLPALNEDGYLIYSTCSYSHQENEDIVDLLCREFDLESIRIPIYKEWGIVETQSAQQKAWGYRFYPGQVKGEGLFAACLQKKNNTGQMGNFKNNMQQKISSREIDQVKTYINNADSFYYFKVSDDWLAINRVHKESLNILQYHLYLKKSGVRVGQLMGKDLIPDHELALSTIINKEAVLQTELNYDQAIQYLRRDNIDLNPTEKGWSLMNFEGHALGWAKLLPNRINNYYPKEIRILAPQPPKRGAV from the coding sequence ATGAACAACTACCCATTTCCCGAAAACTTCCTGGCTTCATTAAGCGCAGAAAACGGATTTGACGAGCAAAATTTTGTAAATGCCCATCAAAATTCTGATGCTCCTACCACCATCCGGCTTAATCCTTTTAAGCCTTCGGCCATAAAAACTGACGAGCAGGTGCCCTGGTGTGCCGACGGATTTTATTTAAATACCCGTCCGTCGTTCACTTTTGATCCGCTTTTTCATGCCGGATGTTATTATGTACAGGAAGCATCGTCAATGTTTATTGATCATATTGTTAAACATATCAGGCAAAATAATACCGAACCTGTAAAGGTGCTTGACCTTTGCGCTGCCCCCGGCGGCAAAAGTACGCTCCTCAATTCGGCCATCGGGCCTGACGATTTGCTGGTGGCTAATGAAATTATTAAAACACGCGTACCTATATTAACTGATAACCTGAGCCGCTGGGGCCAAAGCAATGTTATAGTAAGCAGTAACGACCCTAAAGACTTTAGCCGCCTGAAAAGCTTTTTTGATATTATTCTGGTAGATGCACCCTGCTCTGGCTCGGGCATGTTCCGGAAAGATCCACAGGCCATGAACGAATGGTCTGAGGCTAATGTTGAGCTATGTCATCAGCGACAGGAGCGCATACTGGCCGACGTATTGCCGGCCTTAAATGAAGACGGATACCTTATATATAGTACATGCTCCTACTCGCACCAGGAAAACGAGGATATTGTTGACTTGCTGTGCCGGGAGTTTGACCTCGAAAGCATCCGCATACCTATATATAAGGAGTGGGGTATTGTAGAAACCCAATCGGCACAGCAAAAAGCATGGGGATACCGGTTTTACCCGGGACAGGTAAAAGGCGAAGGTTTGTTTGCTGCCTGCCTTCAAAAGAAAAACAATACCGGCCAAATGGGCAATTTTAAAAACAACATGCAGCAAAAAATAAGCAGCAGGGAAATTGACCAGGTAAAGACCTATATTAATAACGCCGATAGCTTTTACTATTTTAAAGTGAGCGACGACTGGCTGGCCATAAACCGGGTACATAAAGAAAGTCTTAATATTCTACAGTATCACCTGTATCTTAAAAAATCAGGCGTAAGGGTTGGTCAGCTGATGGGTAAGGATCTGATACCCGATCATGAACTGGCCCTGAGTACTATTATTAATAAGGAAGCGGTGTTACAAACCGAACTGAACTATGATCAGGCCATACAATACCTTCGTCGCGACAATATCGACCTGAACCCAACCGAAAAAGGGTGGAGCCTGATGAACTTTGAGGGCCATGCACTGGGCTGGGCCAAATTGCTACCCAATCGAATCAATAACTATTATCCTAAAGAGATCAGGATTTTGGCCCCCCAGCCCCCTAAAAGGGGAGCTGTCTAA
- a CDS encoding CoA-binding protein — protein sequence MADKKTLVLGATPDTSRYAYLASNRLVSKGHTIVNVGIKTGEVAGVPIEKPETIHGDIDTITLYVGPQNQQSLYNYILDTHPKRIIFNPGTENSELRRMANEKGIETENACTLVLLSIGQY from the coding sequence ATGGCTGACAAAAAAACATTGGTACTGGGCGCCACGCCCGATACCAGCAGATATGCTTACCTGGCATCAAACAGGCTGGTAAGTAAAGGACATACTATAGTAAATGTAGGTATAAAAACAGGCGAAGTTGCGGGTGTACCTATTGAAAAGCCTGAAACTATACATGGCGATATTGATACGATAACTTTATATGTGGGACCGCAAAATCAGCAATCGTTATATAATTATATATTAGACACCCATCCAAAGCGCATTATTTTTAACCCGGGTACTGAAAACTCCGAGCTGCGTCGCATGGCCAACGAAAAAGGTATCGAAACAGAAAATGCCTGCACGTTGGTACTGTTATCTATAGGGCAATATTAG
- a CDS encoding DinB family protein, whose amino-acid sequence MSISKELSHQLENILSGDPWYGSPVYDIVEGISFEAAYEKPPGSVHNIAEIVLHMIAWTEEVMDRMNGLAAGIPISGDWPETGSPDEQKWQNYVDDLKLVNVNLVGVIQNFPPEQWSEATNDERDREQGTGVTYEELINGLIQHHIYHSAQIALLNRIING is encoded by the coding sequence ATGAGCATTTCAAAAGAACTTTCGCACCAGTTAGAAAACATATTATCGGGCGATCCCTGGTATGGTTCGCCGGTTTATGACATTGTTGAAGGCATCAGCTTTGAAGCCGCCTATGAAAAGCCGCCCGGTTCGGTACATAATATAGCCGAGATAGTTTTACACATGATTGCCTGGACAGAAGAAGTGATGGACCGGATGAACGGCTTAGCCGCAGGTATACCTATCAGCGGCGACTGGCCCGAAACCGGCAGCCCCGACGAACAAAAATGGCAGAATTATGTTGATGATTTGAAACTGGTTAATGTAAATTTGGTAGGCGTTATCCAAAACTTCCCTCCTGAACAATGGAGTGAGGCTACTAACGACGAAAGAGACCGCGAACAAGGAACCGGCGTAACTTATGAAGAACTGATCAACGGATTGATACAGCATCATATATACCACTCGGCCCAGATTGCGCTGTTAAACAGAATAATAAATGGCTGA